The proteins below come from a single Mytilus edulis chromosome 5, xbMytEdul2.2, whole genome shotgun sequence genomic window:
- the LOC139523963 gene encoding transmembrane protein 276-like, with product MPRQLSTSLSDLILAISAFYVANQLYNHHLKPSIGLIIQGIAASVGIIRFSMENPEGSLIFKGHKFFSWLAATFGVPTIALGFCGIYGSAVLANKIIIFVGIVAVSSFFLPTNMRQLTTQAVSGFAMLTILLLCFMNRNWYGLGAAVLYVVSGLIGGSDGQIGPFYKVDILHYGLVIGNLMFWYSFPTVDPPPNSNTKHYLQNF from the coding sequence ATGCCTCGGCAACTGAGTACCTCACTCAGTGATCTCATCCTAGCTATTTCAGCATTTTATGTTGCAAACCAGTTATATAATCACCATCTTAAGCCATCTATTGGACTAATTATCCAAGGAATAGCAGCGTCTGTTGGCATCATTAGATTTAGCATGGAAAACCCAGAAGGATCTCTGATTTTCAAAGGCCATAAATTCTTTTCATGGTTAGCAGCCACATTTGGTGTTCCGACAATAGCTTTAGGATTTTGTGGCATTTATGGTTCAGCTGTCTTAGCAAACAAGATAATAATATTTGTTGGCATTGTTGCTGTATCTTCCTTCTTTTTACCAACAAATATGAGACAGCTGACAACTCAAGCTGTCAGTGGATTTGCAATGTTGACAATCCTTCTGCTGTGCTTTATGAACAGAAATTGGTATGGTCTTGGTGCTGCAGTACTGTATGTTGTTTCTGGATTGATTGGAGGGTCAGATGGACAGATAGGACCATTTTACAAAGTAGACATCCTTCATTATGGTCTTGTTATTGGAAATTTAATGTTTTGGTACTCATTTCCAACGGTGGACCCACCACCTAATAGCAAtacaaaacattatttgcaaaATTTTTGA